CATAACCTGCAACTTGCCAGGTGAGTTCCTTATACACTCCCATCATTGTCACTATCCTAAAAAATCCTTGATAGTATCATTCTGTTTCTAATTACTGTATATaattaatatgtttatatataaccCAGAATAACACTGTATTGCTATCTGAGGGGACCCCACATAACCATTATCACATACAGGAAATCACTTTCCTCCTTTTGATTACAATCAAATGCAGACAGGTATAACTGGATGTTATAGATCTGTTGCCATGTTGTGGGTTATTCTTTGGAATGTTTGATgacttgatctctctctctctctctctctctctctctctctctctctctcctctcgctctctctctctctctcctctcgctctctctctctctcactctctctcagtttcATTCGGAGACCAGGCACTGGACTGCTGCTTAGAAGTCGGTAAGCATCCCATTCCAAAGCAAATTCTTAATGGCTATCGTGAGCAAGTTAAAGGTGAAGGCTGCAACATCAGTGCTGTCGTGTGAGTATCTCCAGAATAGTGCATTTGACAATATCTTATGTTTTACCTACAGTTCTGTGCTGACTACGACATATTAAGTAATGAGTCATTAGGTCAGTAATGAGTaaatgtctttttctttcagatTTTCGACCTGGAAAGGAAAATATCTGTGCACTCCTTCTAACAGCGATTGGGTGAACGAACTGAAGAACTGGGTGGACAAACTTCTGCTGCAATGCAAAAAGAATGGGTTCAAGGTATATTGCTTACTTTAGGTTAAGCATTAATCACTGGTAATTGTCTTTAGTAATCTGTCAGCAGTGAAATTATTGGCTAAATTTACTGTGCATATGATACAGTCCTTTTGATAGAGTTTTGTTTGaaagttgttgtttgttgtattttaatcttttatttatGAAATTGAATCATATAAATCACTGTTGGATTTAAGTATGTAGATCACATAGATAGATTTCACATAGAGTTACAATCCAAATAAGCTATAATAATTTActccaaaatggtaactttacagCAGGGGTACACACCTCCAGGCTTGGTGGGCCAGTGTTCTGCAAATGCTGGTGATTCCCCTGCTTACACCAGACATGGCAATTCACAGATGAGTTGAATCTGTTGTGTGTGAACATAAATATCCCCACACAGTCCTGGACAACTGAAAAAGACTACCCATTCTTTACAGAGTATCGCAAagcctttttaaatttttaatgtaggttaatgtaaacagattttcttttttcatgctGTTCTGGAACACATACTATTCTATCTATCGTGAATTTTTCACACAGTCTGAAGAGTAGCTCATGTTTTCAAAGGATgtagaaaaatgaaaatgaaatgaagaaaACTGAGACTTGATTTTATGGATAGCATAAGTATGTAAACATATGGCTTGAACACAGGGCAGTGGAGTAGGATGCCTTAACAGATTTcatcttgtttatttatttatttatttttagaaaacGAGCCattacactgtttatatttcTCTAGGTTTCAGTCTGACTCCTCATTCACAATAAAAGCACTGTTCTGTTAAATCATAAACCACAAACCACAGGCATTatatttttacca
This window of the Hoplias malabaricus isolate fHopMal1 chromosome Y, fHopMal1.hap1, whole genome shotgun sequence genome carries:
- the LOC136679693 gene encoding C-C motif chemokine 19-like — its product is MAPVGINHLCVAVCLTAVIITCNLPVSFGDQALDCCLEVGKHPIPKQILNGYREQVKGEGCNISAVVFSTWKGKYLCTPSNSDWVNELKNWVDKLLLQCKKNGFKGKRCQAMKSKLA